From a single Lolium rigidum isolate FL_2022 chromosome 7, APGP_CSIRO_Lrig_0.1, whole genome shotgun sequence genomic region:
- the LOC124674958 gene encoding mitochondrial proton/calcium exchanger protein-like — MASRAIVRRRRYFLEHTNAPLLLHSSNSIFGQGTFGSDVQLSTVCHLSEQNSGDSNREKVLCTLRKRDHLGLSNGFLWRPTLGASLASYESKARNLGFPLGARCFLQSVRTASKTAGQPKSGVLNEQSEDQKQPKKEASPEECDQAVEGLSTAKAKAKAKQVQEVQKTDQSIVQKFWARILGIGPALRVVAAMSRADWAAKLKHWKEEFISTLQHYWLGSKLLWADVRISSRLLVKLAGGKNLTRRERQQLTRTTADMFRLVPFAVFIIIPFMELLLPVFLKLFPNMLPSTFQDKMKEEEALKRKLKARMEYAKFLQDTAKEMARELQTSRSGEMKQTADDLDEFLNKVRKGGHVSNEEILSFAKLFNDELTLDNMNRSRLVNMCKYMGIKPFGTDHYLRFMLRKKLQDIKNDDTMIQAEGVESLSDEELRHACRERGHLDLLSIEEMRHQIKDWLDLSLNRSVPSSLLILSRAFTVSGKMKPEEAVVATLSSLPDEVVDTVGTVLPSEDSVSERKRKLEFIEMQEELIKEEEKKQDKEEKAKLDEPRATEEDLALKEMTEPTAREEEELKKSKEHEKKDHLCDISQALAVLASASSVTNERQEFLSLVNKEIELYNTMVEKEGTEDEEEARRAYRVAREESDHAAEVVAGEKVSSALIEKVDAMLQKLEKEIDDVDARIGNRWQLLDRDRDGKVTPEEVAAAADYLKDTMGKEEGVQELISNLSKDREGNILVEDIKKLASQTEESNEQKETAQR; from the exons ATGGCCTCGAGGGCAATCGTTAGGAGACGGAGATATTTTCTGGAGCATACTAATGCACCTCTTTTATTACATTCATCTAATTCCATTTTTGGGCAAGGAACATTTGGATCTGATGTTCAGCTCAGTACTGTATGTCATTTGTCGGAGCAGAACTCAGGAGATTCTAACCGTGAGAAGGTGCTATGTACCTTAAGGAAGAGAGACCATTTGGGCCTCAGTAATGGATTCCTGTGGCGCCCAACTCTTGGTGCTTCTCTTGCCTCATATGAATCTAAAGCACGGAATTTGGGATTCCCCTTGGGAGCCAGGTGTTTCCTGCAGTCAGTCCGCACAGCATCAAAAACAGCTGGGCAACCTAAATCTGGTGTTCTGAATGAGCAGAGTGAGGACCAGAAGCAGCCAAAAAAGGAGGCATCTCCAGAAGAGTGTGATCAGGCAGTGGAAGGCTTAAGCACTGCAAAAGCAAAGGCTAAAGCTAAGCAGGTGCAGGAAGTTCAAAAGACTGACCAATCAATCGTACAGAAATTCTGGGCAAGGATTCTGGGTATTGGTCCTGCTCTGCGAGTTGTTGCTGCAATGAGCAG AGCGGACTGGGCTGCGAAGTTGAAGCACTGGAAGGAAGAATTCATTTCTACGCTGCAGCATTATTGGTTGGGCAGTAAGCTACTGTGGGCAGATGTTCGAATTTCATCAAGATTGTTGGTGAAACTTGCTGGTGGAAAGAACCTTACAAGGAGAGAGAGGCAACAGCTTACACGCACAACAGCAGACATGTTCAGACTGGTACCTTTCGCCGTGTTTATCATAATTCCATTCATGGAGCTCTTACTGCCAGTGTTCCTCAAGCTATTTCCAAACATGTTGCCATCCACTTTCCAGGACAAGATGAAAGAGGAG GAGGCATTAAAAAGGAAACTGAAAGCAAGGATGGAATATGCAAAGTTCTTACAAGATACAGCAAAGGAAATGGCAAGAGAACTTCAAACATCACGTAGTGGGGAAATGAAACAGACAGCTGACGACCTGGATGAGTTTTTGAACAAG GTCAGGAAAGGTGGACATGTCTCCAATGAAGAAATTTTGAGCTTTGCAAAGCTGTTTAATGATGAACTGACTCTGGATAACATGAACAG ATCAAGATTAGTAAACATGTGTAAATATATGGGGATTAAGCCTTTTGGTACGGATCACTACTTGAGATTCATGCTTCGGAAGAAATTACAAGA CATTAAGAATGATGATACGATGATCCAAGCCGAGGGAGTGGAGTCTCTTTCTGACGAAGAGCTCCGACATGCTTGTCGCGAACGTGGCCACCTTGACTTACTGTCAATAGAGGAGATGCGCCATCAG ATCAAAGACTGGTTGGATTTATCACTTAATCGTTCTGTGCCATCATCTCTTCTGATTTTATCAAG AGCTTTTACTGTGTCTGGAAAAATGAAGCCCGAGGAGGCTGTTGTAGCAACGTTATCTTCTCTGCCAGATGAAGTTGTGGATACAGTTGGAACAGTATTGCCTTCTGAAGATTCTGTCTCTGAGAGGAAGAGAAAATTGGAATTCATTGAGATGCAGGAAGAACTTATCAAG GAGGAGGAGAAAAAGCAAGACAAAGAAGAAAAGGCAAAGCTAGACGAACCACGGGCTACCGAAGAAGATTTGGCTTTGAAGGAAATGACTGAGCCTACTGCTAGGGAAGAAGAGGAGCTAAAGAAATCGAAAGAACATGAGaagaaggaccacctttgtgataTCAGTCAAGCATTGGCTGTGCTCGCATCTGCTTCT TCTGTTACGAACGAGCGTCAAGAGTTTCTTAGTCTTGTCAATAAGGAG ATAGAACTATATAACACCATGGTGGAAAAGGAGGGcacagaggatgaagaagaggctaGGAGAGCATATAGGGTGGCCAGGGAGGAATCAGACCATGCTGCAGAGGTAGTTGCAGGAGAAAAGGTTTCTTCGGCATTAATAGAGAAG GTTGATGCTATGCTTCAGAAATTAGAAAAGGAGATTGATGATGTTGATGCTCGAATAGGCAACCGCTGGCAGCTGCTTGATAG GGACCGTGATGGCAAAGTAACTCCTGAAGAGGTAGCAGCAGCTGCAGACTATCTCAAAGACACCATGGGGAAGGAGGAGGGTGTCCAAGAGCTTATCAGCAATCTTTCCAAAGATAGAG AAGGGAACATCCTTGTGGAAGACATTAAGAAGCTGGCATCACAGACGGAGGAAAGCAATGAACAGAAAGAGACGGCGCAAAGATAG